The DNA region AAACCAGTCAGCATGAGCAGTTTTTGGCCTTATTGGAACAAGCAGCAAAGAAATTTGTTATCGCACTAGATAGCTGGGAAAAAGTGAGGCGTGGTTAAACCGTTCCTAATGCTACTGCTGCCACTGGTACTGTTTGGTTGTGCCTCTACACCACCTAAGAACCAAGCAAACCTGTGTGCTATTTTCTATGAAAAAGATGATTGGTACCCGGCAACCTTAGCGGCACAAAAAAAATGGGGCACACCAATAGCTGTGCAAATGGCGATTATTCATCAAGAGTCTCGCTTTCAATCGAATGTTAAGCCTCCAAGAGATTGGTTTTTGGGTGTTGTTCCTTTACCTCGTTCATCCAGTGCGTATGGTTATGGTCAGGCGCAGGATTCAACTTGGGAGTGGTATATGAAGTCGACAGATAGTTACGGTGCAGACCGTGACGACTTTGCCGATGTCGCCGATTTTATTGGCTGGTACACCAATGTGTCGCAACGAAAGTTGGGGATATCAAAATGGGATGCCGAAAAACAATACCTTGCTTACCATGAAGGTCACGGCGGATACAGTCGTGG from Cycloclasticus pugetii PS-1 includes:
- a CDS encoding transglycosylase SLT domain-containing protein, yielding MLLLPLVLFGCASTPPKNQANLCAIFYEKDDWYPATLAAQKKWGTPIAVQMAIIHQESRFQSNVKPPRDWFLGVVPLPRSSSAYGYGQAQDSTWEWYMKSTDSYGADRDDFADVADFIGWYTNVSQRKLGISKWDAEKQYLAYHEGHGGYSRGTYLAKGWLRRVAKKVGAQAKRYSAQLKGCESTLDSGWSIWPF